A genomic region of Colletotrichum destructivum chromosome 1, complete sequence contains the following coding sequences:
- a CDS encoding Putative primosome PriB/single-strand DNA-binding, nucleic acid-binding protein, producing the protein MSAAALFRRAAAAPRIARAFSTSPSHNVARITIVGNLADTPELHPTSTGREILKYAVASNSGPKDNRQTSWFRVTSFEPEGPRRDFLQSLPKGSLVFVEGDASMSTYQDAEGKTRSSLNVVQRNIEILRRPQTGTNASE; encoded by the exons AtgtctgccgccgccctcttccgccgcgccgccgccgcgccacGCATCGCCCGCGCCTTCAgcacctccccctcccacaaCGTCGCACGcatcaccatcgtcggcaacCTCGCTGACACCCCCGAGCTCCACCCCACCAGCACCGGCCGCGAGATCCTCAAGTACGCTGTCGCGAGCAACAGCGGCCCCAAGGACAACCGCCAGACCAGCTGGTTCCGCGTCACCAGCTTCGAGCCCGAGGGTCCCCGTCGCGACTTCCTCCAGAGCCTGCCCAAGGG ATCTCTCGTCTTCGTGGAGGGCGACGCTTCCATGAGCACCTACCAGGACGCTGAGGGCAAGACCCGCAGCTCCCTGAATGTCGTCCAGC GCAACATCGAGATTCTCAGACGCCCCCAgaccggcaccaacgccagCGAGTAA
- a CDS encoding Putative glutathione synthase, substrate-binding domain, glutathione synthase, alpha-helical: MATSTLTKEQYPPRLSQAEQNALVQTVKDWTIGNGLSVRPPANVVSPESDPKGILAVNVPVTLFPSPFPRSCFEQARSVQKTYNELYAAISRDEDFLSAMVNEVKGGDDFISKLWDTHVRVKKEGYTQQLSLGLFRSDYLVHQDTTSGEPKRQVKQVEFNTIAASFGGLSSRTSLLHKFLSVAEYPLLENPIESGSLELPENKSVQGLSGGIRAAFNAYGPSELGHKKCVIFVVQGGERNIFDQRHLEYALASSPDDPVPVFRIPCSELLQHTEVAATPKRQLLYKLPRDPSKVFEVAVAYLRCWYDPSDYPDESAWEARYHLEKSAAVKCPTVLTQLAGSKKIQQVLATPRSGSSPSVLGRFIPDDAPQTAEVFQTFTNIFPMDTSEAGLKARKIAQDPELCRNYVLKPQREGGGNNHYREDIPEFLKKTPETHWGSYILMELITPPKQDNVILRNGNLEEGGVICELGIYGTAVWDQSTGEVVHNEDAGYLLRTKGDTSNEGGVAAGFGCMDSCTLV; this comes from the exons ATGGCGACTTCAACCCTTACCAAGGAGCAGTACCCGCCTCGGCTGTCTCAGGCAGAGCAGAACGCCCTTGTACAGACTGTGAAGGACTGGACCATTGGCAACGGCCTGTCCGTCCGCCCGCCCGCTAACGTTGTCTCACCCGAGTCGGACCCCAAGGGCATTCTGGCAGTCAACGTCCCCGTTACGCTTTTCCCTAGCCCGTTTCCTCGGTCGTGCTTCGAGCAGGCCAGGTCTGTTCAAAAGACTTACAACGAGCTCTACGCCGCCATAAGCAGGGATGAGGACTTTCTGAGCGCAATGGTGAACGA AGTAAAGGGTGGCGACGATTTTATCAGCAAATTGTGGGATACCCATGTTCGAgtgaagaaggaggggtACACCCAG CAACTCTCTCTGGGGTTGTTCAGATCCGACTACCTCGTCCACCAGGACACCACGTCAGGCGAGCCCAAGCGCCAGGTCAAGCAAGTCGAGTTCAATACCATAGCCGCGTCCTTCGGGGGTCTCTCTTCACGGACCTCACTACTGCACAA GTTCCTCTCCGTAGCAGAGTACCCCCTTCTGGAGAACCCCATCGAGTCCGGCTCCCTCGAGCTGCCCGAAAACAAGAGCGTCCAGGGTCTCTCTGGCGGTATCCGCGCCGCCTTCAACGCCTATGGCCCCTCGGAGCTCGGCCACAAGAAGTGtgtcatcttcgtcgttcagggcggcgagaggaACATCTTTGACCAGCGCCACCTCGAGTACGCCCTCGCTAGTTCCCCCGACGACCCCGTCCCCGTCTTCCGTATCCCCTGCTCTGAGCTCCTGCAACACACCGAGGTCGCCGCCACACCCAAGCGGCAGCTTCTGTACAAACTGCCCCGGGACCCGTCCAAGGTcttcgaggtcgccgtcgcctacCTGCGGTGCTGGTACGACCCTTCCGACTACCCGGACGAGAGCGCCTGGGAGGCCCGCTACCACCTTGAAAAGTCGGCGGCCGTCAAATGCCCGACGGTCCTGACGCAGCTCGCGGGCAGCAAGAAGATCCAGCAGGTCCTGGCTACGCCGAGGTCGGGATCGTCGCCTTCGGTTTTGGGCCGGTTCATCCCCGACGACGCACCCCAGACGGCTGAGGTCTTCCAGACGTTCACCAACATCTTTCCCATGGATACCTCCGAGGCCGGTCTCAAGGCTCGCAAAATCGCCCAGGACCCCGAGCTCTGCAGGAACTACGTCCTCAAACCGCagagggagggcggcggcaacaacCACTACCGCGAGGACATCCCCGAGTTCCTGAAGAAGACGCCGGAGACGCACTGGGGTTCGTACATCCTGATGGAGCTGATAACACCGCCCAAGCAGGACAATGTCATCCTCCGGAACGGTaacctcgaggagggcggtgTCATCTGCGAGCTCGGCATTTACGGCACGGCCGTGTGGGACCAGAGCACCGGGGAGGTTGTCCACAACGAGGATGCGGGCTACCTGCTTCGCACCAAGGGCGACACCAGCAACGAGggtggtgttgctgctggctttGGCTGCATGGATAGCTGTACACTTGTCTGA
- a CDS encoding Putative helicase, sterile alpha motif/pointed domain superfamily, SNF2-like domain superfamily, translating into MAGQEDDPYEWDVEQVVHELCAEEKRPWHPKLITKRPDPAALSKALVENDIDGETLLTYQDVMSSLDGLLRDLGLIKTTHKMTFAKAVNYLKSKSRGYREFKADLVRPDVETPTNSQEVRVNGDHELAVPAQITALEIQEKPPSVQDVEIQANQDHSSPAITLLQSKALPTNEPDTEVLNQINHLRTAQIDGTDQETSEPPQKKRRMAPSLISNDVLGVGNAPIRTAADNLAERLYGSKNAQLPDSPTTNSFGDKGHDAPTTERVTNAYFGRKGLITDGRIPKSSLVRNASDAVCGGGDDDTFNLVTKGSFPNGRRRQVSRAMRRLFRANSQSLAMMQTGQSPYVEPEEEDKILPLFGDSDGEDGYDTETREAMENEEEELRREMNLKSRYLTPDDVSRILQEVIQQIEDSWDERKLPKKQRKANEIWNKARRRGLVRQIAAATSTLGNLTTRIEKLCQEIRKDQWPDEEQLRGQARCLECSVEDRKAERWLLDVLRGHEPPRLEMMPKPRLIIKKRDFLSDEDGELITSDDDDEDLIVQDKMDFAYSPALVASRHASPMSLDSFGELPALGSHGLEVPKHESPAENLIDIQSVTNIIDLTACDSEPLFEKNTGEETGRRVICLDTPEKSRPNPTLMPPSLPDSDIEEQPSLTREVLETPYNQPERIGAILPKMWKAAMDNSRLLICIIWRLDAQRREAFFRTITSMAPADIWTDFVMTALEDPGNEEQESTRETGTVIARLFRTHVFGKMVSPSSVAKSMRERKAKTIRSKVERFEGFCDFVKEHVVPHFPEAIQITGSDSGTPRRNRRRSLDSLIGYSDDEILNSPSKKRKRVVIIDQAAKDIRESDRQRKEEQEKRRAELRKKLAASDTISSDKSRLIINETKEDNQGLIYVNEDIGKRIKNHQIDGVRFMWNQIVYHSKVRQGCLLAHTMGLGKTMQVITLLVAIAESAQSQDASIRSQIPEDLRQSKTLVLCPSVLVDNWMDELLMWAPDGLLGRLFKLEAITRAPERGPMIRAWDEEGGVLIVGYDMFKRLIDPPTNEFPPPADAKSIKDILTQSPNLVIADEAHKLKNPESKLSMAAAQFRTQSRIALTGSPLANSVLEFFYMIDWVAPGYLGPLSEFKACYAEPIQAGLYEDSSRSAYRKAKKALAVLEATVAPKTNRATIQSILQDGLPPKKEFVLTVPLTSLQAKLYDSFLESLRKEELGLGGKILGAVSNFCLIANHPKAFETRLREECKLLQKRDKVNLTLTSQIISEGLKITKLQKDMSSHVLSWKVQLLVAILDQSEKVGDKVLVFTQSIPTMDYLDSLFRQQRRKIARLDGNTPISIRQQNIKDFNNGDSHLYLISTAAGGTGLNIYGANRVVIFDFKYNPIHEQQAIGRAYRIGQQKQVYVYTFISGGTYEQAMHNKAVFKTQLASRVVDNENPKRWSKKENEYLKNREEPPQQDLSRFAGLDTVLDSLLMHPDLSQGIRSIIMTDTFKEEDTNEILTQEDLKDVKEQVYLNSIRNTDPAKFRQLELERLGRLHAAPSVVGIAAVPQPPYRPLVMPVSGVETPIPLPVLPSTAVRNPPYIPGQSASEAVKIVTAAQTPLTIVPPPPLEAAGLPNQADENTGTKQQASTQAGPNVASSVENAEQKATEARSVPPMPMAGANTFFRNQQEPVTPPPAEKLLPSSTRKEAKTKSSIINWPDQFEQKVLESVDKVTDLELLDAIGANKNDLAKRIASSTWHIRSEMNEGFLSDNSHMKRLCSLMENPRFAAAVLTGHLPPAQIAHASTEAGLNNIVDELIKLDNKTFQEKFGLRRDSTRQPNHLQDVTSRPSPFPAPNRRHPFRDEDEDEEEDDDDDDMDLLRKVAAQRRHRAPRLPTWASKAVEESKSEEQRRTREPSSSGGKNS; encoded by the exons ATGGCGGGCCAGGAGGATGATCCCTATGAGTGGGATGTCGAGCAAGTGGTGCACGAGCTAtgcgccgaggagaagcgtCCGTGGCACCCGAAACTCATCACGAAAAGACCTGATCCAGCAGCGCTCTCAAAAGCATTAGTGGAGAACGATATTGACGGCGAAACGCTACTCACCTACCAAGATGTGATGTCATCTCTTGATGGTCTTCTTCGGGACCTGGGTCTCATTAAGACCACTCATAAGATGACATTCGCGAAGGCAGTCAACTATCTGAAGTCAAAGAGCCGCGGTTATCGAGAGTTCAAGGCTGATTTGGTGAGACCGGATGTTGAGACACCAACAAACTCGCAAGAGGTGCGAGTCAACGGTGATCATGAGCTTGCAGTCCCGGCCCAGATCACCGCCTTGGAGATCCAGGAAAAGCCGCCCTCAGTCCAGGACGTCGAGATCCAAGCCAACCAAGATCACAGCAGCCCTGCTATAACCTTACTGCAAAGCAAAGCTCTTCCCACCAATGAGCCCGACACCGAGGTTTTGAACCAGATCAATCACCTGAGGACCGCTCAGATTGATGGTACGGACCAAGAGACAAGCGAACCGCCtcagaagaagagaagaatgGCACCGTCATTGATATCCAACGACGTCCTAGGCGTGGGCAATGCGCCTATCCGGACCGCCGCGGACAACCTTGCTGAACGGCTTTATGGTTCAAAGAATGCCCAGCTTCCCGATTCGCCAACCACGAACAGCTTCGGGGACAAGGGACATGACGCTCCTACGACAGAGCGTGTCACAAACGCATACTTTGGACGCAAAGGGCTAATTACCGACGGCCGCATTCCGAAGTCGAGTCTCGTTCGGAATGCCAGCGATGCAGtatgcggcggcggcgacgacgacacatTTAATCTAGTTACCAAAGGCTCATTTCCTAatggccgacgtcgacaggTCAGCCGGGCAATGCGACGACTGTTCCGTGCGAATAGTCAATCACTCGCCATGATGCAGACCGGCCAATCTCCCTACGTGGAgccggaagaggaggataAGATCCTCCCCCTCTTTGGCGACTCagacggcgaagatggcTATGACACTGAGACAAGGGAAGCAATGGAgaacgaggaagaggagttGCGAAGGGAGATGAATTTGAAGTCTCGATATCTCACTCCAGATGACGTCAGTCGCATTCTACAAGAAGTAATTCAGCAAATAGAAGATTCCTGGGACGAGAGAAAACTGCCCAAGAAGCAGCGCAAAGCCAACGAAATTTGGAACAaagcgcgccgccgtggcctcGTTCGACAaatcgccgccgcgacgtcCACACTCGGGAATCTCACCACTCGCATCGAAAAGCTTTGCCAGGAAATCCGAAAAGATCAATGGCCCGATGAGGAACAGCTCAGGGGACAGGCCCGCTGTCTTGAATGCAGTGTTGAGGATCGGAAAGCCGAAAGATGGCTCCTCGACGTCTTACGAGGGCATGAGCCTCCGCGACTGGAAATGATGCCTAAGCCACGACTGATCATCAAGAAGCGAGACTTCTTGTCGGACGAAGATGGCGAACTCATAACcagtgacgatgatgacgaagacctcATCGTGCAAGACAAGATGGACTTTGCGTACTCACCGGCCTTGGTTGCGTCCCGACATGCCAGCCCGATGAGTCTGGACAGCTTCGGTGAGCTGCCGGCACTGGGCTCTCACGGCTTAGAAGTACCGAAACACGAATCTCCCGCCGAAAACCTTATTGATATTCAATCCGTTACCAACATCATCGACTTGACAGCATGTGATTCCGAGCCTTTGTTTGAGAAGAACACCGGAGAGGAGACTGGAAGAAGAGTCATCTGTCTCGATACACCCGAAAAGTCAAGACCAAACCCGACGCTAATGCCGCCTTCTCTTCCCGATAGCGATATCGAGGAACAGCCAAGTCTGACCCGGGAAGTGCTTGAGACTCCATACAACCAGCCTGAGCGTATAGGTGCAATTCTGCCCAAGATGTGGAAAGCAGCCATGGACAACAGTCGGCTCCTGATCTGCATTATCTGGCGACTCGATGCACAGCGGAGGGAAGCGTTCTTCCGCACCATCACCTCGATGGCCCCGGCTGATATCTGGACCGATTTTGTCATGACGGCACTGGAAGACCCAGGAAATGAAGAGCAGGAGTCTACACGCGAAACGGGCACCGTCATCGCCCGTCTATTCCGAACTCATGTCTTCGGCAAAATGGTGTCTCCCTCAAGCGTTGCCAAGTCAATGCGCGAACGGAAGGCCAAGACCATCAGAAGCAAAGTAGAGCGTTTCGAGGGATTTTGTGACTTCGTGAAGGAACACGTCGTGCCCCATTTTCCAGAAGCCATTCAGATCACTGGCTCTGATTCAGGAACACCTAGGAGGAACAGGCGTAGAAGCCTTGACTCCCTGATTGGTTatagcgacgacgagatcctgAACTCTCCGTCTAAGAAACGGAAGCGGGTCGTGATCATTGACCAGGCAGCGAAAGACATCCGAGAAAGTGATCGCCAACGAAAGGAAGAACAGGAAAAACGGCGGGCGGAGCTGCGCAAGAAGCTGGCCGCATCCGACACCATCTCTAGTGACAAGTCACGGCTGATCATCAACGAGACCAAAGAAGACAACCAAGGATTGATCTACGTCAACGAAGACATCGGCAAACGAATCAAGAACCACCAGATTGACGGCGTTCGGTTCATGTGGAACCAAATCGTCTACCACTCCAAGGTGCGCCAGGGATGTCTCTTGGCTCACACCATGGGTCTTGGCAAGACCATGCAGGTCATCACCCTGCTCGTTGCAATCGCCGAGTCTGCGCAGTCTCAAGATGCATCCATTCGATCGCAGATACCCGAAGATCTCAGACAATCCAAGACCTTGGTTCTGTGCCCTTCCGTGCTTGTCGACAACTGGATGGATGAGCTGCTGATGTGGGCACCTGATGGGCTCCTTGGTCGTCTCTTCAAACTGGAGGCCATCACCAGGGCTCCAGAGAGAGGCCCTATGATCCGTGCATGGGATGAGGAAGGAGGCGTGCTGATCGTTGGCTACGACATGTTCAAGAGATTGATTGATCCGCCCACCAACGAATTTCCACCACCTGCCGATGCAAAGTCGATTAAGGACATCCTCACTCAAAGCCCCAATCTGGTTAttgccgacgaggcccaCAAGCTGAAGAATCCCGAGTCGAAGTTGTCGATGGCCGCCGCGCAGTTCAGGACACAAAGCCGGATCGCCCTCACCGGCTCGCCGTTGGCCAACAGTGTGCTGGAATTCTTCTACATGATTGACTGGGTGGCACCTGGTTACTTGGGCCCCCTTTCGGAATTCAAGGCCTGCTATGCCGAACCCATCCAAGCTGGCCTCTACGAGGACAGTTCGAGATCTGCTTACCgcaaggcgaagaaggcacTTGCTGTCCTGGAGGCAACTGTGGCGCCCAAGACAAACAGAGCAACAATCCAGTCAATCCTTCAGGATGGCCTGCCGCCAAAGAAGGAGTTCGTACTCACAGTCCCTTTGACCTCGCTCCAAGCCAAGCTATACGACTCTTTTCTCGAGTCTCTCAGAAAAGAGGAACTCGGCCTGGGTGGAAAGATTCTTGGTGCCGTCAGCAACTTCTGTCTGATTGCCAACCACCCAAAGGCTTTTGAGACGAGACTGAGAGAGGAGTGCAAACTTTTGCAGAAAAGAGACAAGGTGAACCTTACCTTGACGAGCCAGATCATCAGCGAGGGCCTCAAGATTACAAAACTTCAGAAGGACATGTCTTCGCATGTCTTGTCGTGGAAGgtgcagcttctcgtcgccaTTCTGGACCAGAGCGAGAAAGTTGGAGACAAGGTTCTCGTCTTTACCCAGTCAATCCCGACAATGGACTACCTGGACTCCCTCTTCCGACAGCAGAGGCGCAAAATTGCCCGGCTCGATGGGAACACACCGATCAGCATAAGGCAGCAGAATATCAAGGACTTCAACAATGGAGATAGTCATTTGTATCTCATATCGACAGCTGCTGGAGGCACAGGTCTCAATATCTATGGTGCCAATCGCGTAGTCATCTTCGACTTCAAGTACAACCCTATCCACGAGCAGCAAGCAATTGGCAGAGCGTACCGCATTGGCCAGCAGAAACAAGTCTATGTATACACCTTCATTTCAGGCGGCACGTACGAACAGGCCATGCATAATAAGGCCGTCTTCAAGACCCAGTTGGCTTCCCGCGTCGTGGATAACGAGAATCCCAAACGAtggtcgaagaaggagaacgagTATCTCAAAAACCGCGAGGAACCCCCGCAGCAAGATTTGAGCCGGTTTGCGGGGTTGGACACTGTTCTCGACAGCCTGCTGATGCACCCCGACCTATCTCAGGGCATCCGTTCTATCATCATGACAGACACTttcaaggaggaggacacCAACGAAATCTTGACTCAAGAAGACTTGAAAGATGTAAAGGAGCAGGTCTACTTGAACTCGATCAGAAACACGGATCCAGCGAAATTCCGCCAGCTGGAGCTTGAACGACTTGGCAGACTCCACGCTGCACCGTCCGTGGTTGGGATCGCGGCGGTACCTCAACCACCGTATCGGCCCCTAGTTATGCCCGTGAGCGGCGTTGAAACCCCAATTCCACTCCCGGTTCTTCCTTCCACGGCTGTCAGAAACCCACCTTACATACCGGGCCAGTCTGCCTCTGAAGCCGTGAAGATTGTTACTGCTGCCCAGACACCGTTGACAATTGtgcctccgcctcccctGGAGGCCGCGGGTCTTCCGAATCAAGCCGATGAGAACACGGGCACAAAGCAACAAGCTTCCACACAGGCGGGCCCAAACGTCGCTTCCAGCGTCGAAAATGCTGAGCAGAAAGCGACAGAG GCTCGAAGTGTTCCCCCCATGCCCATGGCTGGTGCCAATACGTTCTTCAGAAACCAGCAAGAGCCAGTCACGCCCCCGCCTGCAGAAAAGCTTCTTCCATCGTCCACGAGGAAGGAGGCAAAGACGAAGTCTAGCATCATCAACTGGCCAGATCAGTTTGAGCAAAAAGTCCTCGAGTCGGTTGACAAGGTCACAGACCTTGAGTTGCTAGACGCTATCGGAGCGAACAAGAATGACCTTGCCAAACGGATCGCCAGCTCAACTTGGCACATAAGATCCGAGATGAACGAAGGATTTCTATCTGATAATTCGCACATGAAGAGATTGTGCAGCCTGATGGAGAACCCCAGGtttgcggcggcggttctcACTGGGCACTTGCCTCCAGCTCAAATTGCGCACGCATCGACGGAGGCAGGACTCAACAATATTGTCGACGAGTTGATAAAACTTGACAACAAGACATTCCAGGAGAAATTCGGGTTGAGAAGAGACTCGACCAGACAGCCCAAC CATCTACAAGACGTGACTAGCCGACCGAGTCCCTTTCCAGCACCTAATCGAAGGCACCCCTTCCGCGatgaggacgaagatgaggaggaggatgatgatgatgatgatatgGATCTCTTAAGGAAAGTGGCAGCACAAAGGAGGCACCGTGCCCCCAGACTTCCCACATGGGCCAGCAAGGCTGTTGAGGAAAGCAAGTCGGAGGAACAACGACGGACAAGGGAACCCTCATCGTCGGGAGGAAAAAATTCGTGA
- a CDS encoding Putative aminotransferase, class-II, pyridoxal-phosphate binding, aminotransferase, class I/classII → MEAALRQSKAMCPFLKSASPAKLRALSTSARPHAIQAAPQTAVSPCGGTMSKLQLLAHRCPVMGKALTVQSAQYGHGRPAAKVGNSSVAGIRALSTNSKPGRANIHTSRSNDARAVDAPFVNGRDGVQIPPTMPAARQNAAPGVGMSNSDASKAKFNYEAYYSAELEKKHKDKSYRYFNNINRLAKEFPRAHMAEKGEKVTVWCANDYLGMGRNQKVLKTMHETLDEYGAGAGGTRNISGHNKHAVELEGTIAKLHAKDAALVFSSCYVANDATLATLGSKMPECVILSDSLNHASMIQGIRHSGTKKIVFKHNDVADLEAKLASLPLHVPKIIAFESVYSMCGSIGPIEAICDLAEKYGAITFLDEVHAVGMYGPHGAGVAEHLDFEAHQQGRPKGSIMDRIDIITGTLGKAYGCVGGYIAGSAKFIDMIRSLAPGFIFTTSLPPATMAGAKAAIEYQMEYDGDRRLQQLHTRAVKEALNDRDIPVIPNPSHIIPILVGNAELAKQASDMLLQDYQIYVQSINYPTVPVGQERLRVTPTPGHKKEYRDQLVEALDEIWTKLGIKRTSEWAAEGGFIGVGEADAALEEPLWTDNQLGIEQAAKEIKAAGNISNGFVEALLEREAKAAGQAVSSAI, encoded by the exons ATGGAGGCTGCCCTGCGTCAATCCAAGGCCATGTGCCCCTTCTTGaagtcggcctcgcccgccaaGCTCCGCGCGCTGTCCACCTCGGCTCGTCCGCATGCCATTCAGGCGGCGCCCCAGACGGCTGTCTCTCCTTGCGGTGGCACCATGTCCAAGTTGCAGCTGCTCGCCCATCGCTGCCCCGTCATGGGCAAGGCTCTGACTGTGCAGTCGGCCCAGtacggccacggccgcccGGCGGCCAAGGTTGGAAACTCGTCTGTCGCCGGCATTCGCGCGCTGAGCACCAACTCCAAGCCCGGCCGCGCCAACATCCACACGAGCCGCAGCAACGATGCTCGGGCTGTTGATGCCCCCTTCGTCAACGGACGGGATGGTG TCCAAATCCCTCCCACTATGCCGGCCGCTCGCCAGAACGCCGCTCCCGGCGTGGGCATGAGCAATTCCGACGCTTCCAAGGCCAAGTTCAACTACGAGGCCTACTACTCCGCGGAGCTGGAAAAAAAGCACAAAGACAAGTCGTACCGCTacttcaacaacatcaaccgTCTTGCCAAGGAATTCCCCCGCGCCCATATGGCtgagaagggagagaaggTGACTGTCTGGTGCGCCAACGACTACCTTGGAATGGGCCGCAATCAGAAGGTTCTGAAGACGATGCATGAGACCCTGGACGAGTatggcgctggcgctggcggtACGAGGAACATTTCTGGCCACAACAAGCATGCCGTTGAGTTGGAGGGAACCATTGCCAAACTCCacgccaaggacgccgcTCTCGTCTTCAGCTCCTGCTACGTTGCAAACGACGCCACTCTGGCAACACTTGGTAGCAAGATGCCCGAGTGCGTGATTCTGTCTGACAGCCTGAACCATGCGTCCATGATCCAGGGCATCCGTCACTCTGGTACGAAGAAGATTGTGTTCAAGCACAACGATGTTGCGGATCTCGAGGCGAAGCTGGCGTCACTGCCCCTTCATGTCCCCAAGATCATTGCCTTCGAGTCGGTGTACAGCATGTGTGGCTCCATTGGCCCCATCGAGGCCATTTGCGATTTGGCGGAGAAGTACGGCGCAATCACCTTCCTTGACGAAGTCCATGCTGTCGGCATGTACGGCCCGCACGGCGCCGGTGTCGCGGAGCATCTGGATTTTGAAGCGCACCAGCAGGGCCGCCCGAAGGGCAGCATCATGGATCGCATCGACATCATCACCGGCACCCTTGGCAAGGCTTACGGATGTGTTGGCGGCTACATTGCCGGCAGTGCCAAGTTCATTGACATGATTCGCTCCCTCGCCCCCGGCTTCATCTTCACCACTTCTCTGCCGCCTGCGACCATGGCTGGCGCAAAGGCGGCCATCGAGTACCAGATGGAGTACGACGGTGACCGTCGTCTCCAACAGCTCCACACTCGCGCGGTGAAGGAGGCCCTGAACGACCGCGACATCCCCGTCATCCCCAATCCTTCCCACATCATCCCCATCCTGGTTGGCAATGCCGAGCTTGCCAAGCAGGCGTCTGATATGTTGCTTCAGGATTACCAAATCTACGTGCAGTCTATCAACTACCCCACTGTCCCCGTCGGGCAGGAGAGACTGCGGGTCACGCCTACCCCCGGTCATAAGAAGGAGTACCGCGACCAGCTTGTCGAGGCACTCGACGAGATCTGGACTAAGCTTGGCATCAAGCGCACCTCGGAGTGGGCTGCTGAGGGCGGCTtcatcggcgtcggagaGGCTGACGCCGCTCTCGAGGAGCCCCTGTGGACCGACAACCAGCTTGGCATTGAGCAGGCTGCGAAGGAGATCAAGGCCGCGGGCAACATCAGCAATggcttcgtcgaggcgcTGCTGGAGCGTGAGGCCAAGGCGGCTGGCCAGGCCGTGAGCTCCGCTATCTGA